The genomic DNA TTTTTCGTAAAAAAGTGGAATATCTATAAAATACGGGAAATTTAGCTCTTCAAATTTAGCTGCTTTTGCCAAAATCTCAGCTTTGATTTGTGGATGAAGCAAGCTTTCAAGCTCTCTTAGCTTGGCAGTGTCGTTAAAAACGAGTTCGCCAAGCCTCTTTCTATCGACTAAACCACCTATGATAAACTCTTTGCCAAATAGATTTTGGATATTTGTGGCGTTTTGGTTTAGGATTTCGTGAGCGATCTTATCAGCGTCAATCACGCTAAAACCGTGAAGCATAAGCAAATTTGATACTGTACTTTTGCCACAGCCGATATTTCCAGTGATTACATAAGCGTTTTTGTAGTTCAAATTTATCCTTATTTGCTAGCTATGACTTCGACTTCGATTTTCACGCCTTTTGGTAGGTCTTTTACCGCTACTGCGCTTCTTGCAGGATATGGCTCTTTGAAATATTCGCCGTAAATCTCATTTACTGCATTAAAATCAGCAATGTCGGCTAAAAATACAGTTGTTTTGACTACATTTTCATAGCTAAGCCCTACTTCTTTTAGAAGTCCGCCGACGTTTTTTAAAGCTTGATGAGCTTGAGCGTTTATGTCTTTTGCGATTTTGCCTGTGTTTGGCTCTAATGGAATTTGACCGCTACAAAATACTAAATTTCCAGCAACTCTATAAGCGCTATATGGTCCGATTGCCTTTGGATAATCCATAGTTTCTCCTTAAATTTAATAATGTATTATATCATCAAATTTGGATTTTATTTAACATAAAAAGACAAAACTAAGCCCAAATTTGGTAAAATCAGCCAAATTTATATCAAGGTAGAAAAATGATAAGTTATAAAGAAGCAGGTGTGGATATAGACGCTGGAAATAGCTTTGTTGAGGGGATTAAGCCGTTTGTCAAATCGACTCTAACTCCCAAT from Campylobacter iguaniorum includes the following:
- the coaE gene encoding dephospho-CoA kinase (Dephospho-CoA kinase (CoaE) performs the final step in coenzyme A biosynthesis.): MNYKNAYVITGNIGCGKSTVSNLLMLHGFSVIDADKIAHEILNQNATNIQNLFGKEFIIGGLVDRKRLGELVFNDTAKLRELESLLHPQIKAEILAKAAKFEELNFPYFIDIPLFYEKNSYDELTKVVLVYAPNDILLERVMKRDELSLNSAKSRLDKQMDIELKRQKADFIIDNSGDLKNLNTQIESLIKTIKENNATLKI
- a CDS encoding RidA family protein, producing MDYPKAIGPYSAYRVAGNLVFCSGQIPLEPNTGKIAKDINAQAHQALKNVGGLLKEVGLSYENVVKTTVFLADIADFNAVNEIYGEYFKEPYPARSAVAVKDLPKGVKIEVEVIASK